The DNA region CGGCGGTGAACTGCACGTCGAAGGTGATCCGATCCAACTGTGCGCCGATCGCGTCGGCCATCATGGCCGCGGACTCGGCGAACACCTCGCTTTCGCGGCGCACACTCTCCGCCAGCCCGGGGGTGTCGGGATCCTGCGCGAACCCCATGGCCGCCATGGTGGCCGCCGACTCGTAGGTCGAGCAGTCCACCGATTCGGTGATCCGGATCTCGTCGACCCGCTCGCACGCCCCGGACAACACCATGCCGACCATGTTGGTCAGCCCGGGGTGCGCACCACTGCCGAACATCGTCGAATTCCCGGCCCGGCAGGCGTCCTCGATGCGTTTGCGGTCCGCGGCGCTCTGTTTGCCTCCGGTGATCCAGGCCGCCGTCGAACAGACGTTGATCCCGGCTTCCAACAGCCGCACCAGCTCGTCGATGCTCGGCCACAGCGGGTTGTAACAGCAGGCGTCCGGACGCAGCGCGATCAGCGCGTCGATGTCATCGGTGGCGGTGACCCCGGTGGCCTCCGGCCAGCCGGCAAGCTCGGCGGCATCCACCCCGACCTTGTCCTTGCCGTGCGCATAGACGCCCACCAACTCCATGTCGGGCCTGCCGATGATGGCGTGCAGCGAGCGCTGGCCGATGTTGCCGGTGGTCCACTGGATGACGCGAAGCGGTGTGTTCATAGGGCACCACCATATTCAGGTGCGCTGCGGCGGACTTTGTGGCACCGTCGGATCACGTGGCCGAGCTGATTCTGCGTAGCGCAACCGACGATGATTGGCCGGCGATGGGGGTGCTGGCCGCCACCGGTTTCGGCGAGGACTGGGACTCCCGGGCGATGGTCGCCTGGCGGGCCCTGACCACCGCAGACAGTGCGATCGTGGTCGCTGACGGCGACGACGTCATCGGCATGT from Mycolicibacter sp. MU0083 includes:
- a CDS encoding dihydrodipicolinate reductase, which translates into the protein MNTPLRVIQWTTGNIGQRSLHAIIGRPDMELVGVYAHGKDKVGVDAAELAGWPEATGVTATDDIDALIALRPDACCYNPLWPSIDELVRLLEAGINVCSTAAWITGGKQSAADRKRIEDACRAGNSTMFGSGAHPGLTNMVGMVLSGACERVDEIRITESVDCSTYESAATMAAMGFAQDPDTPGLAESVRRESEVFAESAAMMADAIGAQLDRITFDVQFTAATGDSDLGFMKIPAGTVGSVFGYHRGWVGDRNVVSVGFNWIMGDQVTPPKPVAHGHVIQVFGLPNMRTVINCLPPKDWNEANFNGLGSIYTAMPVTNAVPSVVAAAPGIVTLADLPPVTGRAG